The following are encoded in a window of Castanea sativa cultivar Marrone di Chiusa Pesio chromosome 5, ASM4071231v1 genomic DNA:
- the LOC142635091 gene encoding uncharacterized protein LOC142635091 — translation MCRAFPTTLKGPARVWFSRLTPNSIGTFQGVERPVCLALYRGAQIKDEGSFSFPGKLKGNPNKRSRDKYCCFHRDHGHDTSDCYNFKQQIEALIRQGKLPRFISKERIDQPQEQGARRENERPKPPIGDIRMIVGGTTTSGSTKKARKTYLRIVQNVQLTGLVSKRARINKLVIGFTEEDDRCHHHPHDDELVVSIWIGDYNTHRVLVDNGSFVNILYYPAFQQMRIKKEWLIPTNAPLVGFGGTRVYPLGAPVTIGDYP, via the exons atgtgccGAGCCTTTCCCACTACATTGAAAGGTCCCGCAAGAGTATGGTTCAGCAGGTTGACGCCAAACTCTATCGGTACCTTTCAAGGAGTTGAGCGTCCAGTTTGCCTTGCACTTTATCGGGGGGCACAG ATCAAGGACGAGGGATCCTTTTCATTTCCTGGCAAGCTAAAAGGCAACCCTAACAAGAGGTCCAGAGACAAGTACTGCTGTTTCCACCGAGATCATGGTCACGATACGTCCGACTGCTACAACTTCAAGCAGCAGATAGAAGCCCTGATCAGACAAGGAAAATTGCCAAGGTTCATCAGCAAAGAAAGGATAGACCAACCACAAGAGCAAGGCGCCCGGagggaaaacgagcgtcccaAACCACCCATAGgcgacataaggatgattgtaggaggcaccaCAACTTCCGGTTCGACCAAGAAGGCGCGCAAGACCTATCTCAGGATAGTTCAGAACGTCCAGCTGACGGGTTTGGTCTCGAAGAGGGCACGCATCAATAAGCTTGTAATTGGGTTCACAGAAGAAGATGATCGATGtcaccaccacccacacgatgatgAGCTTGTAGTGAGCATATGGATTGGGGACTATAACACTCACAGGGTCCTAGTGGACAATGGGAGCTTTGTTAATATACTCTACTACCCagccttccagcaaatgaggattAAGAAAGAATGGTTGATTCCAACTAACGCACCACTCGTTGGATTCGGAGGAACAAGAGTGTACCCACTCGGTGCACCCGTAACAATCGGTGACTACCCTTAA
- the LOC142635092 gene encoding uncharacterized protein LOC142635092 — translation MEMTPPMNIKEVQSLNGKVAALHRSVSRTTDKCLPFFCMLKKLFEWTAECQQALEDLIAYLSSPPLLSPSKPGEELFLYLVVSPTTVSTALVREEDGVQKLVYYTSWALRGAEERYPPMEKLAFMLVTAAQKLKSYFQAHTMVVLIDKPLWRAMSSPEAARWMALWVIELSEFDIQYYPRTAIKGQVITDFIAKFTNTEDKGARAQLQWSIHMDELSNKQAGGASIILYSLEGDDIECMIQLDFPTTNNEAEYGALIAGLNLARVARATNVVIYRDS, via the coding sequence ATGGAGATGACGCCGCCAATGAACATCAAGGAAGTACAGAGCCTTAACGGCAAAGTAGCCGCATTACATAGGTCTGTCTCAAGAACAACGGACAAGTGCTTGCCTTTCTTCTGCATGTTGAAGAAGTTGTTTGAATGGACGGCTGAATGTCAGCAAGCGTTAGAAGACTTGATAGCATACCTCTCCTCCCCACCACTGCTGAGTCCCTCCAAACCGGGCGAGGAATTGTTCCTTTATTTAGTCGTCTCCCCGACAACTGTCAGCACAGCCTTAGTCAGGGAAGAAGACGGGGTACAAAAGCTTGTATACTACACTAGCTGGGCGCTCCGGGGCGCAGAAGAGAGGTACCCCCCGATGGAAAAGCTTGCCTTCATGTTGGTAACTGCAGCTCAGAAGCTCAAATCATACTTCCAGGCCCATACTATGGTCGTCTTAATAGACAAACCCTTGTGGAGAGCAATGAGCAGCCCTGAAGCAGCTAGATGGATGGCGCTATGGGTGATTGAGTTGAGTGAATTCGACATACAATATTACCCACGAACGGCCATAAAAGGGCAAGTCATCACTGACTTCATCGCGAAATTCACAAACACGGAGGACAAGGGGGCAAGAGCACAGCTGCAATGGAGTATCCACATGGATGAATTGTCAAACAAACAGGCAGGCGGAGCTAGCATAATACTTTATTCTCTAGAAGGCGACGATATCGAGTGCATGATTCAACTTGACTTCCCTACGACCAATAATGAGGCGGAGTACGGAGCCTTAATAGCAGGGCTAAACCTAGCCAGAGTGGCAAGAGCTACAAATGTGGTCATATATCGTGACTCTTAG